A region from the Cellvibrio sp. PSBB006 genome encodes:
- a CDS encoding tryptophan halogenase family protein: MAEELSEGKSISDVLIVGGGTAGWMTAAALANVFSKTHCRIRLVESDQIGTVGVGEATIPVVLKFNQMLGIDEDDFLRSTQGTFKLGIQFVNWGSLGNRYIHPFGSYGTPMGSLSFYHYWLKYHREGKSRDIGEFSIAVQAALNGKFMRPANMPNSPLSQIAYAYHFDAGLYAQYLRSFSEKKGVERIEGEIVDVAIRPDDGFIESVNLKNGEKLSADLYIDCTGFRGLLIEQALNTGFIDWSHYLPCDRAVTVPSKNIGPPDSFTRATAHTAGWQWRIPLQHRTGNGHVYSSKYMRDEEAKDILLKNIEGDTLAEPKFIQFKTGMRQKFWNKNCVAIGLSSGFLEPLESTSIHLIQSSIAKLLALFPTADFVQPVIDKYNQIMCSEFIGVRDFIILHYKATDRSDSAFWNYCRHMDIPQNLADKIELYKSSGRLFRDNNELFDEISLIAVMHGQGIRAQRYHPMVDDINEIEFDRLMKEIKSVIDHSAQAMPRHGDFIAKHCAAKFV; the protein is encoded by the coding sequence ATGGCTGAAGAGCTTTCCGAAGGTAAATCTATAAGCGATGTTCTGATTGTTGGTGGTGGAACTGCAGGGTGGATGACAGCTGCCGCCTTAGCGAATGTATTCAGTAAAACCCACTGCCGTATTCGCCTGGTGGAATCCGATCAGATTGGTACGGTGGGCGTCGGTGAGGCGACCATTCCGGTTGTGCTGAAATTTAATCAAATGCTGGGTATTGATGAAGATGATTTTTTGCGAAGTACCCAAGGTACTTTCAAGTTAGGTATTCAGTTTGTTAATTGGGGCAGTCTGGGCAATCGCTACATCCATCCCTTTGGTTCCTACGGAACCCCTATGGGAAGCTTATCGTTCTATCACTACTGGTTGAAGTATCACCGTGAGGGGAAGTCCCGGGATATCGGCGAGTTTTCCATTGCTGTACAAGCTGCGTTAAACGGAAAGTTTATGCGGCCGGCCAATATGCCTAACTCGCCGTTATCGCAAATTGCTTACGCGTATCATTTTGATGCCGGATTATATGCACAATACCTGCGCAGCTTTTCAGAAAAGAAAGGTGTGGAGCGCATCGAAGGTGAAATTGTTGATGTTGCTATTCGACCTGACGATGGTTTCATTGAGTCGGTCAATTTAAAAAATGGTGAAAAGCTCAGCGCAGATCTTTATATCGATTGCACTGGCTTTCGTGGCTTGCTCATCGAGCAGGCATTGAACACCGGTTTTATTGATTGGAGTCATTACCTGCCATGTGACAGAGCCGTCACCGTTCCCAGTAAAAACATCGGGCCACCGGATTCATTCACTCGTGCAACAGCACACACTGCCGGTTGGCAATGGCGTATTCCGTTGCAGCATCGAACGGGTAATGGACATGTTTATTCCAGTAAATATATGAGGGATGAAGAAGCCAAAGATATATTGTTGAAAAACATTGAAGGCGATACCTTGGCTGAGCCCAAATTTATTCAGTTCAAAACGGGTATGCGCCAAAAATTCTGGAATAAGAATTGTGTGGCTATCGGTTTATCCAGCGGGTTTCTTGAGCCATTGGAATCCACCAGCATCCATCTCATCCAGTCAAGCATTGCGAAGCTGCTGGCTTTATTTCCTACAGCAGATTTTGTTCAACCGGTTATCGATAAATATAACCAGATAATGTGTTCAGAGTTTATCGGTGTGAGGGACTTTATCATTCTTCACTATAAAGCAACCGATCGCAGCGACTCGGCATTCTGGAACTATTGCCGTCATATGGATATTCCGCAGAACCTTGCGGATAAAATTGAGTTGTACAAATCCAGCGGTAGACTCTTTCGCGATAACAATGAATTATTTGATGAAATCAGTTTGATTGCTGTTATGCATGGACAAGGCATTCGCGCACAGCGTTACCATCCGATGGTCGATGACATCAACGAGATTGAATTTGATCGATTAATGAAAGAAATAAAATCCGTTATTGATCATTCTGCCCAAGCCATGCCCAGGCATGGTGACTTTATTGCCAAACATTGTGCAGCGAAATTTGTGTAA
- a CDS encoding TonB-dependent receptor: MRFKKSLLAMSVMALSAPSFSQVANEGEGLEEIVVLGMKTSLENAQDIKREAATVKDVITASDIGALPDKSVTEALQRVPGVTIERFASSTDPNHFAAEGRGVIVRGLDKVRSEFNGRDSFSANTSGGLNFEDIPPELLGSVEVVKNQTADLIAGGISGTVNLITRKPFDSNERIVSFTAKGSYGDMVDDIAPAFSGLFSDSWETGAGEFGFLISVSESEFTAHGDGVAVENFYERSATQTEFPAYGSTEFVWIDPADSTNRMTYRPGETLYMPHGAQINTSDSERDRTGVATSLQWRNPSETVLATAEFIRSDSSETWRERVVFPGIQGFNANVNGAKLLDLDTATPGIQSDAVFDSNGYFVSGSMTFDDPFIASSRSHQVDNVIEDLSFHLTLTPTDNLKIDLDAQRVDTTADVVNNTISNAFRNSHMYLDVSGDIPKVQFLQDTTALDPAAPDRYYQASIMDTEIAAKGDLESFSADVEYTIDQGWFKSASAGLYYSEREQTIRDDDYANWGGVSATWAATGLQSALIDRPELYEAHTFGSDFFDGEGLMGNNRTFLFPRLENTFDVVAYDEYLVGKGISNIDRVNRRNRDFNGDGIPDTDADGYLPYEKTITGEERQEAYLRVDFANEELSMPVKANIGMRYVRYEVEATGSSRFLEVVPETNENFYPFYAATYPELATFFDNTGSLAETNSAEPYSTVLPSLNVSVGITDDFIMRFAASKALYFPQMRELRNTGTYRGSFTEQWLYDDLSKTTASWACDTWSEPGVTRCNEPVGVTGVGVAGFRGNPELEPEKATQFDLTGEWYFADVGSLTLSLFYKEIEDLIREQNFQETIVNPNSGLELEMSVRRPVNEGEGEVKGFEIAYQQFYDFLPGAWSGLGLQLNYTYIDQKDLNDERGDLGAPNDLSAYGDTRNSFRNFTGLSLPGLSEETFNIVGMYEYNDISARIAYNWRSEYLLARRDANSFSAIYADATGFMDASIWYAINENFKVGIEAANLTGEVVSTTTQLNQAGVKTEKSNFLTDTRYAISLRATF; this comes from the coding sequence ATGAGGTTTAAAAAATCATTGCTGGCAATGTCGGTCATGGCATTAAGTGCACCTTCATTTTCGCAAGTAGCGAATGAGGGTGAAGGTCTGGAAGAAATTGTCGTTCTCGGGATGAAAACCAGTCTCGAAAATGCACAAGACATTAAACGGGAAGCGGCAACGGTCAAGGATGTCATTACCGCGTCCGATATCGGTGCATTACCCGATAAGAGCGTGACGGAAGCACTGCAACGGGTGCCGGGCGTTACCATAGAACGATTTGCATCTTCGACGGACCCGAATCATTTTGCAGCGGAAGGGCGGGGGGTTATTGTCCGTGGTTTAGACAAAGTCAGAAGTGAATTTAACGGCCGCGATTCCTTCAGTGCGAATACCAGCGGTGGGTTGAACTTTGAGGATATTCCGCCGGAGTTATTAGGCTCTGTGGAAGTGGTGAAGAACCAAACGGCTGATTTGATTGCTGGTGGCATTTCGGGAACCGTTAATTTGATTACCCGTAAGCCGTTTGACTCGAACGAACGTATTGTCTCGTTTACCGCCAAGGGCAGTTATGGCGATATGGTGGATGATATTGCGCCGGCATTTTCGGGCTTGTTCAGTGATTCCTGGGAAACTGGGGCTGGTGAATTTGGCTTTTTAATCAGTGTATCCGAATCGGAGTTTACCGCCCACGGCGATGGAGTTGCGGTTGAGAATTTTTATGAGCGCAGCGCGACCCAGACAGAATTTCCCGCCTACGGCTCTACCGAATTCGTGTGGATAGATCCTGCCGACAGCACCAATCGCATGACTTATCGCCCGGGCGAAACGCTGTACATGCCACACGGCGCGCAGATCAATACATCGGATTCGGAGCGTGATCGCACCGGTGTGGCAACATCATTGCAATGGCGAAATCCCTCGGAAACTGTGTTGGCAACAGCCGAATTTATTCGTTCCGACTCTTCGGAAACCTGGCGCGAACGCGTGGTATTTCCCGGTATTCAAGGCTTCAATGCCAATGTCAACGGCGCAAAATTACTGGATCTTGATACGGCAACGCCGGGTATCCAATCCGATGCTGTGTTCGACAGCAACGGTTATTTTGTCAGTGGCAGTATGACCTTTGATGATCCGTTTATCGCTTCTTCGCGCAGTCACCAGGTCGACAATGTTATTGAAGATCTGAGCTTTCACTTGACGTTGACCCCGACGGATAACCTCAAAATAGATCTGGATGCCCAGCGTGTCGATACCACGGCAGATGTGGTAAACAACACCATCAGCAATGCCTTCAGAAACAGTCATATGTATCTGGATGTGAGTGGCGATATTCCCAAAGTTCAATTCCTGCAAGACACAACTGCACTCGACCCCGCTGCACCGGATCGCTATTACCAGGCGTCCATCATGGACACCGAAATTGCAGCAAAAGGTGATCTCGAATCTTTCTCGGCGGATGTAGAGTATACGATTGACCAAGGCTGGTTTAAATCGGCATCTGCCGGGCTGTATTACTCAGAGCGTGAACAGACCATTCGCGACGATGATTATGCCAACTGGGGTGGCGTGTCAGCGACCTGGGCGGCGACCGGATTGCAATCCGCGTTGATAGATCGGCCAGAGTTGTATGAAGCGCACACCTTTGGTAGTGATTTTTTTGATGGCGAAGGTTTGATGGGTAATAACCGGACATTTTTATTTCCGCGTTTGGAGAATACCTTCGATGTCGTAGCCTATGATGAATACCTCGTCGGTAAAGGTATCAGCAATATTGATCGGGTAAATCGCCGCAATCGTGATTTTAATGGCGACGGCATTCCCGACACGGATGCCGATGGCTATCTACCTTATGAAAAGACCATCACCGGTGAAGAGCGTCAGGAAGCTTACCTGCGGGTTGATTTTGCCAACGAAGAATTAAGCATGCCCGTTAAAGCGAATATTGGTATGCGTTATGTTCGTTATGAAGTTGAAGCAACTGGCTCATCGCGTTTTCTGGAAGTGGTGCCGGAGACCAATGAAAACTTCTATCCTTTTTACGCGGCGACTTACCCTGAGCTGGCGACCTTTTTCGATAATACCGGGTCACTTGCCGAAACCAATAGTGCAGAACCTTATTCAACGGTGTTGCCCAGCTTGAACGTAAGCGTCGGGATTACGGATGATTTCATCATGCGTTTTGCGGCCTCCAAAGCTTTATATTTTCCGCAGATGCGTGAGCTGCGCAACACCGGGACCTATCGCGGTTCATTCACCGAACAATGGTTATACGACGACTTGTCGAAAACCACCGCCTCCTGGGCATGTGATACCTGGAGTGAGCCAGGTGTTACCCGGTGTAATGAGCCAGTGGGCGTCACAGGTGTTGGCGTTGCAGGTTTTCGTGGAAATCCGGAACTGGAACCTGAGAAAGCGACACAATTTGATCTGACCGGCGAATGGTATTTTGCGGATGTCGGTTCATTAACGCTGAGTCTTTTCTATAAGGAAATCGAGGATTTGATTCGCGAGCAAAATTTCCAGGAGACAATTGTTAATCCGAACTCAGGTCTGGAATTGGAGATGAGTGTACGCAGACCGGTAAACGAAGGTGAGGGAGAGGTTAAAGGGTTTGAGATTGCCTACCAGCAATTTTATGACTTTTTACCCGGTGCCTGGAGTGGTCTGGGGTTACAACTGAACTATACCTACATCGATCAGAAAGATTTGAACGATGAACGCGGTGACCTCGGTGCGCCTAACGACCTGTCTGCCTATGGCGACACCCGTAACTCGTTCCGCAACTTTACCGGCTTGAGTTTGCCGGGGCTATCCGAAGAAACCTTTAACATCGTCGGTATGTATGAGTACAACGACATTTCTGCGCGCATTGCTTATAACTGGCGCTCGGAATATCTGTTGGCTCGACGTGATGCCAACTCGTTCTCGGCTATTTATGCCGATGCAACCGGCTTTATGGATGCATCAATTTGGTATGCCATTAACGAGAATTTTAAAGTAGGCATTGAAGCGGCAAACCTTACCGGTGAAGTGGTTTCTACCACAACGCAGTTAAATCAGGCGGGTGTAAAAACGGAGAAATCCAACTTCCTGACTGACACACGGTATGCTATTTCATTGAGGGCAACCTTCTAG
- a CDS encoding tryptophan halogenase family protein codes for MTIENKKPEKILIVGGGTAGWMAANLLVSRWKDVEIYLLESTDIGIIGVGEGSTPHLKFFFDAADISESEWMPRCNATYKNGISFVNWSSIPGFESYFHPFPAQTDDIFTVPVFFNNIKARMQGSNANVHPDHFFLETYLTRANLGPIPAETFPFGVAYGYHFDSTLLGQFLAEKATSRGVKRIYGTLTEVLHDSDGALTAVRLDDDSLLDADFFIDCSGFKSLLLQGALKASFKSFKENLFNDAAVVMPSAMSEVIPPETRSTALSSGWAWKIPLTNRYGNGYVYSADYISPDQAEIELRQHLGLLDSDVAARHLQMKVGRVEKHWVKNCVAVGLSQGFIEPLEATALALSFDTISRFMTYYENGLYTNKYQDEFNKEINAKFDGVRDYIVCHYKANQRQDTDYWRDNAANTNLSQNLNKILHFWSNSKDFAKDMYMNNLVLSYQPKSWACLLAGYGVLPPLGDSEENARYKSSQDMDQLADFIRRCGLNFKKHNELLI; via the coding sequence ATGACCATTGAAAATAAAAAGCCTGAAAAAATTCTCATTGTTGGTGGCGGCACCGCAGGTTGGATGGCTGCAAATTTATTGGTTTCCCGTTGGAAGGATGTAGAAATCTATCTATTGGAATCCACAGATATTGGCATTATTGGTGTGGGCGAGGGGTCTACACCGCATCTAAAATTCTTCTTCGATGCGGCAGATATTTCTGAGTCGGAGTGGATGCCTCGCTGTAATGCCACTTATAAAAATGGAATTTCATTTGTTAATTGGTCGTCCATCCCCGGGTTTGAATCCTATTTCCATCCGTTTCCAGCGCAAACGGATGATATTTTCACTGTCCCGGTGTTCTTTAATAATATTAAAGCGCGGATGCAGGGCAGTAACGCGAATGTACATCCAGATCACTTTTTTTTGGAAACTTATCTTACAAGAGCAAATCTTGGCCCTATTCCTGCGGAGACTTTCCCATTCGGAGTGGCCTATGGTTATCACTTTGACTCTACGCTCTTGGGGCAGTTTCTCGCCGAGAAGGCTACTAGCCGAGGCGTTAAAAGGATCTATGGCACATTAACTGAGGTGTTACATGATTCGGATGGTGCATTAACCGCAGTTAGGTTGGATGATGACAGCCTTTTGGACGCGGATTTTTTTATTGATTGCTCCGGATTCAAGTCGTTGCTTCTGCAGGGAGCATTGAAAGCCAGCTTTAAAAGCTTTAAAGAGAATTTATTTAACGATGCGGCAGTTGTGATGCCGAGCGCGATGTCGGAAGTCATACCGCCAGAGACAAGATCAACAGCGCTGTCCAGCGGTTGGGCATGGAAAATTCCGCTAACGAATCGTTACGGTAATGGCTATGTGTATAGCGCTGATTACATCTCACCAGACCAAGCTGAAATAGAACTAAGGCAACACCTGGGTTTACTTGATAGTGATGTTGCTGCCAGGCACCTCCAGATGAAAGTCGGTCGCGTTGAAAAGCATTGGGTGAAAAATTGCGTAGCGGTAGGTTTGTCCCAAGGGTTTATTGAACCATTAGAAGCCACTGCATTGGCGTTGTCTTTTGATACTATTTCACGGTTTATGACGTATTATGAGAATGGGTTATATACCAATAAATATCAGGATGAGTTTAACAAGGAAATTAACGCGAAGTTCGATGGTGTCAGAGACTATATTGTCTGCCATTACAAGGCTAATCAAAGGCAAGATACCGACTATTGGCGGGATAACGCGGCCAATACTAACTTATCGCAAAACCTGAATAAAATATTGCACTTCTGGAGCAATAGTAAAGATTTTGCAAAGGACATGTATATGAATAATTTGGTGCTAAGTTATCAGCCAAAGTCGTGGGCCTGCCTGTTGGCCGGTTATGGTGTTCTCCCTCCATTGGGGGATAGTGAAGAAAATGCGCGCTACAAGTCATCACAGGATATGGATCAACTCGCTGATTTTATTCGCCGGTGTGGACTAAACTTTAAAAAGCATAACGAGCTACTTATTTAA
- a CDS encoding cupin-like domain-containing protein, translated as MTAYKRIPEYQQLDATQFFEQIAPEQKPVVIRGFAKNWPLVAAAQKTPQDFSAYLMRFYTGKKARIFVAPPAANKRFYYNDDMTGVNYLGGEERVDLFLGRLLELIDRDVYPAISMQNSLPKELLPGLVDENPSSFFPEMEPRLWIGNEGIVSAHYDGSDNIACVVAGRRRFVLFPPEQVGNLYPGPLNFTPAGAPTSMVNLNEPDFDRYPRFKTALANAYFAELDPGDAIFIPMLWWHHVESLEKVNALMNYWWNGSSAKGSTPPSPIDSLHIALLAMRDLTPKQRNAWRSMFDHYLFRQGVDPASYIPEHQQHVLGKVSPEYVRAIKDNFIEKLKK; from the coding sequence ATGACGGCATATAAACGAATTCCAGAATACCAACAGCTTGATGCTACCCAGTTTTTTGAGCAGATCGCCCCTGAGCAAAAACCGGTGGTTATTCGTGGATTCGCCAAAAATTGGCCACTAGTAGCGGCAGCGCAAAAAACACCGCAGGATTTTTCCGCCTACCTCATGCGCTTTTACACGGGTAAAAAAGCCCGTATTTTTGTTGCGCCACCCGCTGCCAACAAGCGCTTTTACTATAACGACGATATGACCGGTGTGAATTACCTTGGCGGTGAGGAACGCGTGGATTTATTTTTGGGACGGCTGTTGGAATTGATAGACCGAGACGTGTATCCCGCCATTTCCATGCAAAACTCCTTGCCCAAAGAATTGTTGCCGGGCTTGGTCGATGAGAACCCCTCCAGCTTTTTCCCTGAGATGGAGCCGCGCCTGTGGATAGGCAATGAAGGCATCGTCAGTGCCCACTATGATGGTTCTGACAATATTGCTTGCGTTGTCGCCGGACGTAGGCGCTTTGTGTTGTTTCCGCCGGAACAGGTCGGCAATTTATATCCGGGCCCGTTGAATTTTACTCCTGCTGGTGCACCTACCAGTATGGTCAATTTGAACGAGCCGGACTTTGATCGTTATCCCAGGTTCAAAACCGCACTGGCTAATGCCTACTTTGCAGAACTTGATCCAGGTGATGCGATTTTTATCCCCATGCTGTGGTGGCATCATGTTGAGTCACTTGAAAAAGTTAATGCGTTGATGAACTACTGGTGGAACGGTTCTTCTGCCAAAGGCTCAACACCACCAAGCCCAATTGACAGTTTACATATTGCCCTTCTGGCTATGCGTGATTTGACTCCTAAACAGCGCAACGCTTGGCGCAGCATGTTTGATCATTATTTATTTAGGCAGGGTGTTGATCCGGCTTCCTATATTCCTGAGCACCAGCAGCATGTCCTGGGAAAAGTGTCTCCAGAGTATGTCAGAGCTATCAAAGATAACTTTATTGAGAAGTTAAAAAAATAG
- a CDS encoding tryptophan halogenase family protein, producing MQKNPLSSICIVGGGTAGWMAASLLSSALQGSNIKITLIESPDIATIGVGESTVPSIMDFLYTCQINIREFVEATSATFKLGIRFDDWLKPGEQFFHPFGRVGQDVNGFEFYQLWLKNVMDGKSTRWLDHSPCAIMAENQRFMLRQPPQKNWVLNSYSHALHLDALLAARYLRDFSQKRGIERVEATVNKVVMDERQFIHSLELDNGQTVASDFFIDCTGFKGLLIEGALNIGYEEWTHYLPCDRAVAVQTENASGLHPFTIATAREAGWTWKIPLQHRTGNGYVFSSQYCTDDQAIDTLCKAVTGKLLGEPRVIPFTTGRRNKIWHNNCLALGLASGFLEPLESTAIHLVHKTLVHFIRHFPDRDFESYTEQAFNQKINIDYQEIRDFIILHYCTSGRDDTEFWRWCQTMPVPDSLHEKISLFRERGQIEHVPGQLFTIDSWCSILEGMKVRPKKYHPLIDAFNEQYLAALMQESSRNVRETVINMPRHDDFIRQHCAVKLR from the coding sequence ATGCAAAAAAATCCCCTGAGCTCCATCTGTATTGTCGGTGGCGGCACTGCCGGTTGGATGGCTGCCAGCTTGCTGTCTTCTGCCTTACAGGGTAGTAATATAAAAATCACCCTGATCGAATCGCCGGATATTGCCACCATAGGTGTCGGTGAATCCACTGTGCCTTCGATCATGGATTTTCTCTACACCTGTCAAATTAATATCAGGGAGTTTGTTGAGGCGACGTCGGCAACTTTTAAGCTGGGTATTCGCTTTGATGATTGGCTAAAACCGGGTGAGCAATTTTTTCACCCATTTGGTCGTGTTGGGCAGGATGTTAATGGCTTTGAGTTTTATCAGCTGTGGTTAAAAAATGTAATGGATGGAAAATCCACCCGTTGGCTTGACCATTCTCCTTGCGCGATCATGGCAGAAAACCAGCGTTTTATGCTGCGCCAGCCCCCGCAGAAAAATTGGGTATTGAACAGCTACAGTCATGCCTTACATTTGGATGCGCTGTTGGCTGCTCGTTATCTGCGTGATTTTTCGCAAAAGCGCGGTATAGAAAGAGTGGAAGCAACTGTTAATAAGGTTGTGATGGATGAGCGACAATTTATTCACTCACTTGAATTGGATAATGGGCAAACTGTTGCCAGTGATTTTTTTATTGATTGTACCGGCTTCAAGGGACTATTAATTGAAGGTGCCCTTAACATTGGCTATGAAGAGTGGACGCATTATTTACCTTGTGACCGCGCCGTTGCCGTGCAAACAGAAAATGCGAGTGGCTTGCATCCGTTCACTATAGCGACTGCCCGAGAGGCAGGTTGGACCTGGAAAATTCCATTGCAGCATCGCACAGGCAATGGTTACGTGTTTTCAAGCCAATACTGCACGGATGACCAAGCGATTGATACTTTGTGTAAAGCGGTCACAGGGAAACTACTTGGTGAGCCGCGAGTCATTCCATTTACCACCGGGCGGCGCAACAAAATATGGCACAACAACTGTTTGGCCTTGGGGCTTGCATCGGGTTTTCTTGAGCCGTTGGAATCTACCGCCATTCATCTGGTGCATAAAACGCTGGTTCACTTTATTCGACATTTTCCCGATCGGGATTTTGAATCCTATACAGAACAGGCGTTCAATCAAAAAATTAATATTGATTATCAAGAAATTCGCGATTTTATCATTTTGCATTATTGCACCAGTGGGCGTGATGACACTGAATTCTGGCGTTGGTGTCAGACTATGCCGGTACCCGATTCCTTACATGAAAAAATCAGTTTATTCCGCGAGCGCGGTCAGATAGAGCATGTGCCCGGTCAGCTTTTTACTATTGATAGTTGGTGTTCTATTCTGGAGGGAATGAAGGTGCGCCCAAAGAAATATCACCCCTTGATTGATGCATTTAATGAGCAATATTTAGCTGCGTTGATGCAAGAGAGTTCGCGTAACGTCCGTGAAACCGTTATAAATATGCCAAGGCATGACGATTTTATCCGGCAGCACTGCGCCGTAAAACTCCGGTGA